Proteins from a genomic interval of Sphingobacterium lactis:
- a CDS encoding nucleoside triphosphate pyrophosphohydrolase family protein, whose product MTDPKCLTSVAEFHTTFQHPILDQPTIPSEARCKLRVSLIAEELKELEEAIADKDLVEIADALCDIQYVLSGAILEFGLKDKFNDLFNEVQRSNMSKACKNEQEAIDTQAHYLEKGVESYYKEIDGKFLVFRKGDDKTLKSIYYSPADLKSIVEK is encoded by the coding sequence ATGACAGACCCTAAATGTTTGACTTCGGTTGCCGAATTCCATACGACATTCCAGCACCCGATCTTGGACCAACCTACGATCCCTTCAGAAGCACGATGCAAATTGCGTGTATCCCTAATCGCGGAAGAACTGAAAGAACTGGAGGAAGCAATTGCCGATAAAGACTTAGTGGAAATCGCGGATGCCCTCTGCGATATTCAATATGTTCTTTCGGGGGCCATCCTTGAATTCGGACTGAAGGATAAATTCAATGACCTGTTCAACGAGGTGCAGCGTTCCAATATGAGCAAAGCCTGCAAGAATGAGCAGGAAGCAATAGACACACAGGCACACTACCTTGAAAAGGGCGTGGAATCCTATTATAAAGAAATTGATGGTAAGTTCTTGGTTTTCCGTAAAGGCGATGACAAGACATTGAAGTCCATCTACTACTCACCGGCAGATCTCAAGTCGATCGTCGAGAAATAA
- a CDS encoding pseudouridine synthase yields MPFNSKRNSREDNSRKPRSNSDGFRNSNREDKSSSFGPRNNKSSKFDRDSKRGGFDKDSKFSRDRKFDKDSRPDRGAGFNRDDRFNKEGRSERSNFNREDRPERGSGYNRERGSGFNRDDRFNKEGRSERSNFNREDRPERGSGFNRERGSGFNRDDRFNKDSKFSKDSKFSKEGKFGKDSKFGKGGKFDRPNRKFEGKDRDFKDRDFSDRGKRNFDDREGKDYKSFTKRPKNDKKSAAEDDGMIRLNRYIANSGICSRRKADELIEAGVISVNGVVVTELGVKVDPAKDEIRYNDERLKREKMVYVLLNKPKDYITTTDDPQERKTVMHLVSKATKERIYPVGRLDRNTTGLLLLTNDGNLAEKLSHPRNNISKIYQVELSKNLTQGDFNKIQVGLELEDGFIKPDDLSFVVGASKREIGIQIHSGKNRIVRRIFESLGYEVVKLDRVVYANLTKKDLPRGRWRFLEDREIVQLKHLI; encoded by the coding sequence ATGCCATTCAATAGCAAAAGGAACAGTCGAGAGGACAACTCCAGAAAACCGAGAAGCAACTCAGACGGCTTCAGAAACTCAAATAGAGAAGATAAATCTTCATCATTTGGCCCTAGAAACAACAAATCATCCAAATTTGATCGCGATTCAAAAAGAGGAGGTTTCGACAAAGACTCGAAATTCTCCAGGGATCGTAAATTCGACAAAGATTCCAGACCGGATAGAGGCGCTGGATTTAACCGTGATGATCGTTTCAACAAAGAAGGAAGATCGGAAAGATCCAACTTCAACAGAGAAGACCGTCCGGAAAGAGGATCGGGATACAATAGAGAACGTGGTTCCGGTTTTAACCGCGATGACCGTTTCAACAAAGAAGGTAGATCGGAAAGATCAAACTTCAACAGAGAGGACCGTCCGGAAAGAGGATCAGGCTTCAATAGAGAGCGTGGTTCCGGTTTCAACCGTGATGATCGTTTCAACAAGGACTCCAAATTCAGCAAGGATTCGAAATTCAGCAAAGAAGGCAAGTTCGGCAAGGATAGCAAATTTGGAAAAGGCGGTAAATTTGACCGTCCGAACCGCAAGTTCGAAGGAAAAGATCGCGACTTCAAGGATCGTGATTTCTCCGATAGAGGCAAGCGCAACTTTGACGACAGAGAGGGCAAGGATTATAAGTCATTCACAAAACGTCCAAAGAACGACAAGAAGTCCGCTGCTGAGGATGATGGCATGATCCGTTTGAACAGATATATTGCCAATTCTGGTATCTGTTCGAGAAGAAAGGCTGATGAGCTGATTGAAGCCGGTGTAATTTCCGTAAATGGTGTGGTAGTGACTGAACTTGGTGTGAAAGTCGATCCTGCAAAAGATGAGATCAGATACAACGATGAGCGTTTAAAGCGCGAAAAAATGGTCTATGTTCTTTTGAACAAACCTAAAGATTATATTACAACAACAGATGACCCACAGGAGCGCAAAACGGTTATGCACTTGGTATCCAAGGCTACCAAAGAGCGTATCTATCCTGTCGGCCGTTTGGATAGAAATACAACAGGGCTATTGTTATTGACCAACGATGGCAACCTGGCAGAGAAATTATCCCACCCAAGGAACAACATCAGCAAGATCTATCAGGTTGAGCTGAGCAAGAACCTTACACAGGGAGACTTCAATAAGATCCAGGTAGGTCTGGAACTGGAAGATGGTTTCATCAAACCGGATGACCTGAGTTTTGTGGTTGGTGCGTCCAAGCGTGAAATCGGCATCCAGATCCATAGCGGTAAGAACCGTATCGTTCGCCGGATCTTCGAATCACTGGGTTATGAGGTCGTGAAGTTGGATCGTGTAGTATATGCGAACCTGACCAAGAAAGACCTTCCTCGTGGCCGTTGGAGATTCCTGGAAGATCGGGAGATCGTTCAACTGAAACATCTTATATAA
- a CDS encoding efflux RND transporter permease subunit, with product MFEKFIKRPVLSLVISIFITLLGLLALFTLPITQFPDIVPPSVVVTANYTGANAEVSTNAVAIPLEKAINGVAGMTYMSSVSTNNGNTLIQVFFEVGTDPDIAAVNVQNRVTTVLDELPEEVIKAGVTTEKEVNSMLMYLNLYTDDETADERFIYNFTDINILKELKRIEGVGFAQIMGMKDYAMRIWVKPDRLSAYSISTEELVTALRRQNIEAAPGQTGISSDKTVNMQQYVLRYPGKFTEISEYENIPIRANVDGSIIRVKDIADVEFGSLDYEMVSKTDGRPSASIMIKQLPGSNAQEVIQRVKDRMAELKEATFPPGMTYTMGYDVSRFLNASISSVLITLVEAFILVFLVVFIFLQDFRATIIPILAVPVCLIGSLFFMQMMGFSINLLTLFALVLAIGIVVDNGIVVVEAVYAKMEEEHLSPMEATLAAMSEVGSAVIAITLVMSAVFVPVAFLSGPVGIFYRQFSLTLAAAIVISGINALTLTPALCAIILRSPHDKKPGNGLLDRFFRGFNKVYDKISGNYKGLLSKIAGRRIITLLGLVIMFVATWGSAAILPGGFIPTEDQGMIYVAVTTPPGATVDRTEAVLNEVDEISRSLDVVETVSILAGYSIVTEVSGASYGMGMINLKAWEDRDQSIDDVMTILREKTSHIADAEIEFFPPPTVPGFGNSSGFELRLLDRSGNEDLNQTNEVVNDFIAKLQEDEVIESASTTFDVNFPQYMLKIDYDLAAKKGISVENSMNTLQTLLGSLYATNFIRYGQMYKVMVQSDAFSRQRPEDVLNLYVKTEEGEMVPYSSFMTMERIYGPEQITRYNMFTSAMITGQAAPGFSSGQAIDAVERIAAELPQGYTIEWSGMTREQKISGNQAAYIFLLCLVFVYLLLAAQYESFLLPMPVILCLPAGLFGAFLFLKVFGLENNIYAQVSLVMLIGLLGKNAILIVEYANLKRKQGMDVLTASIEGAVARLRPILMTSFAFAAGLIPLMLANGAGAIGNRTIGSAAVGGMVIGTIIGVIVIPGLVVLFSKRDKKDKVKKRKRVAEAVVAGAVLLFIASCSVPKTTTEKQVSTDITGAAKGIMQDSVTLGTLPWNEVFTDPHLKGLIDSALLNNLDVRQAFHRIEMAQANFKFRKSALYPSVDAAVEGGLRKYGHYTESGIGNYDSNFSENLTDDEKLPEPFIPDYFVGVRASWELDLWGKLRNRRESAFLQLMSQSEFKRLIETELIASIASSYYELLSLDEKIKVYEENITLHERALEIIEAQKDAGRADELAVQQFKSILAESKANRELAEQEILNYEHQINSLLGRVYQPIARNSAPIGGNMLFQDLSVGRVEDLLNNRLDIRQAGMELKADFHELESSRLAFLPTVAISPYLGLQSFSFDKLFTLDKSVTYGLFGGITMPIFRQRELRSEYEIMKATYGISFLEYEKVVLNAVNEVSLALNTQDAIAKREVHVKDQVAALEASIVAAEELFIAGRITYLDIITAQKGLIAAQVADVDVNKEKMLNQVVLYKALGGGWKAM from the coding sequence ATGTTTGAAAAGTTTATAAAGAGACCGGTGCTATCACTGGTTATCTCCATTTTTATTACCCTTTTGGGGCTGTTGGCACTGTTTACTTTGCCTATTACGCAGTTCCCGGACATCGTGCCACCATCTGTCGTTGTTACGGCAAACTACACCGGTGCGAATGCGGAGGTAAGTACAAATGCCGTTGCCATTCCATTGGAAAAGGCAATCAATGGGGTCGCTGGCATGACCTATATGAGTTCCGTGTCGACCAATAACGGAAATACCCTGATTCAGGTGTTTTTCGAGGTAGGTACAGATCCGGATATCGCTGCGGTGAACGTGCAGAATAGGGTTACTACGGTACTCGATGAATTACCCGAAGAGGTAATCAAGGCCGGTGTGACCACGGAGAAAGAGGTAAACAGTATGTTGATGTACCTGAATCTCTATACCGATGACGAAACAGCCGATGAACGCTTTATCTATAACTTTACGGATATCAATATCCTAAAAGAGCTCAAGCGTATCGAAGGGGTAGGTTTTGCGCAAATTATGGGGATGAAGGATTACGCGATGCGAATCTGGGTAAAACCGGACCGACTTTCAGCGTATTCGATATCCACGGAAGAATTGGTGACCGCATTGCGTCGCCAGAATATCGAAGCAGCACCGGGACAGACCGGGATCAGCTCCGATAAAACGGTGAACATGCAACAATATGTACTTCGCTATCCGGGGAAATTCACCGAGATCAGCGAGTATGAAAATATTCCGATCCGTGCGAACGTAGATGGATCCATTATCCGGGTGAAGGATATCGCTGATGTGGAATTCGGGTCGTTGGACTACGAAATGGTATCCAAGACAGATGGCCGCCCGTCGGCATCCATTATGATCAAGCAGCTCCCAGGTTCGAATGCACAGGAAGTTATCCAACGGGTTAAGGATCGGATGGCAGAACTGAAGGAAGCGACCTTCCCGCCAGGCATGACCTATACCATGGGTTATGATGTGTCCCGATTCCTGAACGCTTCCATTTCCAGTGTACTCATCACCTTGGTGGAAGCATTTATCCTCGTGTTCTTGGTTGTATTTATCTTCCTGCAGGATTTTAGGGCTACGATTATTCCCATCCTGGCGGTTCCGGTGTGTTTGATCGGATCGCTCTTCTTTATGCAGATGATGGGATTCTCGATCAACCTATTGACTTTGTTTGCACTCGTTCTGGCCATTGGTATTGTGGTCGATAATGGTATTGTCGTCGTCGAGGCCGTCTATGCCAAGATGGAGGAAGAACACCTGTCGCCGATGGAGGCGACACTCGCCGCTATGAGCGAAGTGGGTTCCGCTGTAATTGCCATTACCTTGGTGATGTCGGCGGTATTCGTTCCTGTAGCCTTCCTGTCCGGCCCGGTCGGTATTTTCTATAGACAGTTCTCGCTGACGCTTGCCGCTGCGATCGTTATTTCAGGGATCAATGCACTGACCCTGACGCCAGCGCTCTGTGCGATCATTTTGCGTTCGCCACACGATAAGAAGCCAGGGAACGGTCTGTTGGATCGGTTCTTCCGCGGGTTCAATAAAGTATATGATAAGATTTCAGGCAACTATAAAGGATTGCTTTCCAAAATTGCTGGTCGCCGGATCATTACACTTTTGGGATTGGTGATTATGTTCGTAGCTACGTGGGGATCGGCAGCCATTCTACCTGGTGGATTTATCCCAACGGAAGATCAAGGGATGATCTATGTCGCGGTCACCACGCCACCGGGAGCAACCGTCGACCGAACGGAAGCAGTGCTGAACGAGGTGGATGAAATATCCCGGAGTTTGGATGTTGTGGAAACGGTTTCCATCTTGGCGGGATATAGCATCGTGACGGAAGTTTCGGGCGCATCCTACGGAATGGGAATGATCAACCTGAAAGCTTGGGAAGATCGCGACCAATCCATTGATGATGTGATGACGATCCTGCGGGAGAAGACGTCCCACATTGCGGATGCGGAAATTGAGTTTTTCCCACCACCGACCGTACCGGGATTCGGTAACTCGTCTGGATTTGAACTTCGCTTGCTGGATCGTTCCGGTAATGAAGACTTGAATCAGACCAATGAAGTGGTCAATGACTTTATTGCGAAGCTTCAGGAAGACGAGGTGATCGAAAGTGCAAGTACAACCTTCGACGTGAATTTCCCGCAATACATGCTGAAGATTGATTACGACCTTGCAGCCAAAAAAGGAATCTCGGTAGAGAATTCCATGAATACACTTCAAACCCTATTGGGGAGTCTGTACGCAACCAACTTTATCCGTTACGGACAGATGTACAAGGTAATGGTGCAATCCGATGCCTTCTCACGTCAGCGCCCAGAGGATGTATTGAACCTGTATGTGAAGACCGAAGAAGGGGAGATGGTACCGTATTCTTCCTTTATGACAATGGAACGAATCTATGGTCCAGAGCAGATCACGCGATATAATATGTTTACCTCGGCCATGATTACGGGGCAGGCAGCTCCGGGCTTCAGTTCGGGTCAAGCCATCGATGCGGTAGAGCGTATCGCTGCGGAACTTCCACAGGGGTATACCATTGAATGGTCCGGTATGACGCGCGAGCAGAAGATTTCCGGTAACCAAGCAGCCTATATTTTCTTGTTGTGTTTGGTATTCGTGTACCTGCTGCTTGCCGCACAGTACGAAAGCTTCCTGTTGCCGATGCCGGTTATCCTGTGTTTGCCGGCCGGTCTGTTTGGTGCTTTCCTATTCCTGAAGGTATTCGGCCTGGAGAATAATATCTATGCGCAGGTTTCCCTGGTGATGTTGATCGGTCTATTGGGTAAGAACGCGATCCTGATCGTGGAGTATGCGAACCTGAAACGGAAGCAGGGCATGGATGTCCTTACGGCTTCCATTGAGGGTGCTGTTGCGCGTCTGCGTCCGATCTTGATGACATCCTTTGCCTTTGCAGCGGGATTGATTCCATTGATGTTGGCAAATGGTGCCGGCGCAATCGGAAATAGAACGATCGGTTCGGCGGCAGTCGGTGGAATGGTGATCGGTACGATTATCGGGGTTATCGTCATTCCAGGATTGGTGGTCTTATTTTCAAAACGAGATAAAAAAGATAAAGTGAAGAAAAGGAAGCGAGTGGCGGAGGCCGTGGTGGCAGGAGCAGTATTGTTGTTTATTGCCTCCTGTTCGGTGCCGAAAACCACTACGGAGAAACAGGTGTCCACGGATATTACCGGTGCAGCCAAAGGTATCATGCAGGATTCCGTAACCTTGGGAACCTTGCCTTGGAATGAAGTATTCACGGATCCACACCTGAAGGGGTTGATCGATTCTGCCTTGTTGAATAACCTGGATGTGCGTCAGGCCTTCCATCGGATTGAGATGGCGCAGGCCAACTTCAAATTCAGGAAATCTGCGCTCTATCCATCCGTGGATGCTGCCGTGGAAGGTGGACTCCGTAAGTATGGGCATTATACAGAATCCGGAATCGGTAATTACGATTCCAATTTTTCCGAAAACCTGACGGACGACGAAAAACTTCCGGAGCCTTTTATCCCGGATTACTTTGTCGGCGTTCGTGCCTCGTGGGAGTTGGACCTTTGGGGTAAGTTGCGGAATAGACGTGAATCGGCATTTCTGCAACTGATGTCGCAGAGTGAGTTCAAGCGTTTGATCGAAACGGAGCTGATCGCAAGTATCGCCTCTTCGTATTATGAGCTGCTCAGCTTGGATGAGAAGATCAAGGTGTACGAGGAAAATATCACGCTTCACGAACGTGCCTTGGAGATAATCGAGGCACAAAAAGACGCGGGTAGGGCAGATGAGCTCGCTGTGCAACAGTTTAAGTCTATTCTTGCGGAATCCAAGGCCAACCGGGAACTTGCCGAACAGGAAATCCTGAACTACGAGCATCAGATCAACTCCCTCTTGGGACGCGTATACCAACCGATTGCCCGTAATTCGGCGCCAATCGGCGGAAATATGCTCTTCCAGGACCTCAGTGTAGGTCGCGTAGAAGACCTGTTGAATAACCGCTTGGATATCCGCCAGGCAGGAATGGAGTTGAAGGCCGATTTCCATGAGCTGGAGTCTTCGCGTTTGGCTTTCTTGCCAACAGTGGCAATCAGTCCGTACTTGGGATTGCAGTCTTTCAGCTTCGATAAGCTGTTTACGTTGGATAAATCAGTGACCTATGGCCTTTTCGGCGGTATCACCATGCCGATATTCAGGCAGCGCGAGTTACGGTCGGAGTACGAAATCATGAAAGCGACCTATGGCATCAGCTTCCTGGAATATGAAAAAGTAGTGCTGAATGCGGTGAACGAAGTGTCGCTGGCACTCAATACGCAGGATGCCATCGCAAAGCGGGAAGTACACGTGAAAGACCAGGTTGCAGCACTTGAAGCATCCATCGTTGCCGCAGAGGAATTGTTCATCGCCGGCCGGATTACCTATCTGGATATTATTACAGCCCAGAAGGGATTGATCGCTGCACAAGTAGCGGACGTTGATGTCAATAAAGAAAAGATGCTCAATCAGGTTGTGCTCTATAAAGCATTGGGCGGAGGCTGGAAAGCGATGTGA
- the ccoN gene encoding cytochrome-c oxidase, cbb3-type subunit I, whose protein sequence is MQVEQFNYDNKIVRDFGIATVVWGIIGMSVGLLAALQLVWPEVNFGLQYSTFGRIRPLHTNAVVFAFVGNAIFMGAYYSMQRVLKARMFSDMLSKVHFWGWQLIIVASAITLPLGLTTSHEYAEMEWPIDIAITLIWVVFGINMFGTIIKRRERHMYVAVWFYIATFVTVAVLHIVNSIQLPVSFWKSYYVYSGVQDALVQWWYGHNAVAFFLTTPFLGMMYYFLPKMANRPVYSYKLSILHFWSLIFIYIWAGPHHLLYTSLPSWVQSLGVVFSIMLIAPSWGGMINGLLTLRGAWDKVRTEPILKFMVVALTCYGMATFEGPMLSLKQVNAIAHFTDWIVAHVHIGALGWNGFMTFAILYWLIPRIYKTQLYSKKLANTHFWIGTLGILFYAIPMYWAAVVQGLMWKDFTPEGVLKYPNFLATTLEILPMHMMRAVGGVLYLSGVILMTYNLIKTVKSGKLVADEPAEAPALEPVKHTEPSAHRRLERKPMLFMVLALIAILIGGIVEMIPTFTVTENVPKISSVKPYTALELTGRDLYIREGCVNCHSQTIRPFRSETARYGEYSKAGEFVYDRPFLWGSKRTGPDLHRIGGKYLHKWHYDHMLDPTITSPGSIMPAYPWLHTQDISYKYLTGKMKAMRNLGVPYSDDEVNNAVEHAEKQAALIAKELADSDVEVEPSKEIIAMIAYLQRLGTDIKAEPKKEEASEVAANN, encoded by the coding sequence ATGCAGGTAGAGCAATTTAATTATGACAACAAGATTGTCAGGGATTTTGGAATCGCGACTGTAGTCTGGGGGATCATCGGTATGTCCGTTGGTTTGCTGGCCGCTTTGCAGTTGGTGTGGCCTGAGGTGAACTTTGGTCTTCAATATTCCACATTCGGACGTATCCGTCCGTTGCACACGAATGCTGTAGTTTTTGCCTTTGTTGGAAATGCTATTTTCATGGGGGCCTATTATTCCATGCAGCGAGTTTTAAAAGCGCGGATGTTCAGTGATATGCTGAGCAAGGTGCATTTCTGGGGATGGCAATTGATCATAGTTGCTTCCGCTATTACCCTTCCTTTAGGTTTGACTACTTCACATGAATATGCGGAAATGGAATGGCCTATCGATATCGCGATTACGTTGATCTGGGTAGTATTCGGTATCAACATGTTCGGAACCATCATCAAACGCCGGGAAAGACACATGTATGTAGCCGTTTGGTTCTACATCGCAACTTTCGTAACGGTTGCCGTTTTGCACATTGTAAACTCCATTCAGCTACCTGTAAGCTTCTGGAAAAGTTACTATGTCTACTCCGGGGTCCAAGATGCCTTGGTACAATGGTGGTATGGACACAATGCCGTAGCATTCTTCCTGACTACTCCATTTCTGGGTATGATGTACTACTTCCTTCCGAAGATGGCTAACCGCCCTGTTTATTCCTACAAATTAAGTATCCTTCACTTCTGGTCCTTGATCTTTATCTATATCTGGGCCGGTCCACACCACTTATTGTATACTTCGTTACCAAGCTGGGTACAATCCCTGGGTGTCGTATTCTCCATCATGCTGATTGCACCAAGTTGGGGGGGGATGATCAACGGTCTCTTGACCCTTCGCGGGGCGTGGGATAAGGTACGGACCGAACCGATCTTGAAGTTCATGGTTGTGGCCCTTACCTGTTACGGTATGGCGACATTCGAAGGACCGATGTTATCCTTGAAACAAGTTAACGCAATTGCCCACTTTACAGACTGGATCGTAGCACACGTGCATATCGGTGCATTGGGCTGGAACGGTTTCATGACCTTTGCCATCCTGTATTGGTTGATCCCACGGATCTATAAAACGCAATTGTACTCGAAGAAATTGGCGAATACCCACTTCTGGATCGGTACATTAGGTATCCTTTTCTACGCTATTCCAATGTACTGGGCAGCAGTGGTACAAGGACTGATGTGGAAAGACTTCACTCCGGAAGGTGTATTGAAATACCCGAACTTCTTGGCAACAACGCTGGAAATCCTACCGATGCACATGATGCGTGCCGTAGGTGGTGTGTTGTACCTATCAGGGGTAATCTTGATGACGTACAACTTGATCAAAACGGTGAAATCCGGTAAGCTCGTTGCTGATGAACCAGCAGAAGCACCAGCATTGGAACCAGTGAAACACACAGAGCCTTCTGCGCACAGAAGATTGGAGCGCAAGCCGATGTTGTTCATGGTATTAGCCTTGATCGCCATCCTGATCGGTGGTATCGTGGAGATGATCCCAACCTTTACCGTAACGGAAAATGTACCGAAGATATCTTCTGTCAAACCATATACGGCCTTGGAATTGACCGGTCGTGACCTCTATATCCGCGAGGGTTGTGTGAACTGTCACTCGCAGACTATCCGTCCATTCCGTTCAGAGACTGCACGTTATGGTGAATACAGTAAAGCCGGTGAGTTCGTCTATGATCGTCCATTCCTGTGGGGTTCCAAACGTACAGGACCAGATTTGCACCGTATTGGTGGTAAATACCTGCACAAATGGCACTACGACCACATGCTTGACCCAACCATCACTTCTCCGGGAAGTATCATGCCTGCATACCCTTGGTTGCATACCCAGGATATCAGCTACAAGTACCTGACTGGCAAGATGAAAGCAATGCGCAATCTAGGGGTTCCATATTCAGATGATGAAGTGAACAACGCCGTAGAGCACGCAGAGAAACAAGCAGCACTGATTGCGAAGGAATTGGCAGACAGCGATGTCGAGGTAGAACCGAGCAAGGAAATTATCGCCATGATCGCCTACCTGCAACGCTTGGGTACCGATATCAAAGCGGAGCCAAAGAAAGAAGAGGCGAGCGAAGTAGCCGCTAATAATTAA
- a CDS encoding lytic transglycosylase domain-containing protein, translating into MLLSNTYSKPQPDLADPFRKALGQSMHDNVSETVEASKKEAAANEFYNRISFAEENIPLEEVAVKRKLDKYLSRFAYLKKPSHHIHRKADKMLPRIAKILKSYGVPEDFKYIAVVESSLNPQTTSHKGAGGYWQFMPATARLYGLKVNGSVDERLDLVKSTHAAAKYLKSLYKEFGDWTLAAAAYNVGGGSLRSSLRRQKKDNYYDLKLNSETAAYVYKIISMKTVLENDLSS; encoded by the coding sequence ATGTTACTATCAAACACGTACTCAAAACCCCAACCAGATCTGGCAGATCCTTTTAGAAAGGCGTTAGGCCAGTCGATGCATGACAATGTTTCAGAAACAGTGGAAGCATCCAAGAAAGAAGCGGCAGCGAACGAATTCTACAATCGTATCTCATTTGCCGAAGAGAACATCCCGTTAGAGGAAGTCGCGGTAAAGCGTAAACTTGACAAATACCTGAGCAGGTTCGCTTATCTTAAAAAGCCTTCCCATCACATCCATCGTAAAGCGGACAAAATGCTTCCGCGGATAGCGAAAATCCTAAAGAGTTACGGCGTTCCAGAGGACTTCAAGTACATTGCTGTAGTTGAGAGCAGCCTGAATCCACAGACCACGTCCCATAAGGGAGCAGGCGGTTACTGGCAATTCATGCCTGCAACTGCACGTCTGTACGGACTGAAGGTCAATGGAAGTGTCGATGAGCGCTTGGACTTGGTGAAATCAACGCATGCAGCTGCCAAATACCTGAAATCCCTATACAAGGAATTCGGCGATTGGACCCTTGCCGCAGCCGCGTACAATGTCGGTGGTGGTAGCTTACGCTCCTCCCTGCGCAGACAGAAAAAGGATAATTACTACGATTTGAAGTTAAACTCCGAAACTGCTGCTTATGTCTACAAGATCATTTCCATGAAAACAGTATTGGAAAATGACCTGTCCAGTTAG
- a CDS encoding TIGR01212 family radical SAM protein (This family includes YhcC from E. coli K-12, an uncharacterized radical SAM protein.), whose amino-acid sequence MGTQLDNGVKPYNHYGAYLKEKYNGQRVFKVIVDGNFTCPNRDGSKGYGGCTYCNVDSFTPDTARKIPSIREQVENGIERARNSYGAEKFIIYFQPNTNTYAPTHLLKMMYDEALSICPEHTLGLSVGTRPDCLDFEKIALLESYTDRYDVDLEMGMESIYNDTLERINRGCSHDEFLSAMKLVENSPLEICVHTIFGFPWETEEMMLRYADEINKHPQIKFVKLHHLHIVEGSIMGVKYKREPFPLFSIEEYTDFLAKFIPLLRPDIIVQRIFGIADKELLIAPNWGFPKSLIQTRIDKGLEEKGVKQGAAYQPVGV is encoded by the coding sequence ATGGGTACGCAATTAGACAATGGAGTGAAGCCTTATAACCATTATGGGGCTTATCTGAAAGAGAAATACAATGGACAGCGGGTATTTAAGGTGATCGTTGATGGTAACTTTACATGTCCGAACCGGGATGGCAGCAAGGGATATGGGGGATGTACCTATTGCAACGTAGATTCCTTTACGCCTGATACGGCACGGAAGATCCCTTCCATACGGGAACAGGTAGAGAATGGAATTGAGCGCGCCAGGAACAGTTATGGTGCGGAGAAGTTCATTATCTATTTCCAACCCAATACAAACACCTATGCACCGACACACCTACTGAAAATGATGTATGATGAGGCATTGAGTATCTGTCCGGAGCATACGTTAGGTCTATCCGTGGGTACTCGTCCGGATTGTCTTGATTTTGAGAAGATTGCCCTGTTGGAAAGCTATACCGATCGCTATGATGTGGATTTGGAAATGGGGATGGAGTCCATCTACAATGACACATTGGAGCGTATAAATAGGGGATGTTCGCATGATGAATTCCTATCGGCCATGAAATTGGTTGAAAATTCGCCACTTGAGATCTGCGTACATACCATCTTTGGGTTCCCATGGGAGACCGAAGAGATGATGTTGCGCTATGCAGATGAAATCAATAAACATCCACAGATCAAATTCGTGAAATTACACCACCTGCACATTGTGGAAGGATCCATCATGGGGGTTAAATATAAGCGAGAGCCATTTCCGTTATTCTCGATTGAGGAATACACGGACTTTTTGGCCAAATTCATTCCTTTACTGCGTCCGGATATCATTGTCCAGCGTATTTTTGGAATTGCGGATAAAGAGTTGCTGATCGCCCCAAACTGGGGATTCCCGAAATCCCTGATTCAGACCCGGATCGATAAGGGATTGGAAGAGAAAGGCGTGAAACAAGGCGCTGCCTACCAACCAGTGGGTGTATGA